TGTAGGTTTTGGGAAAGCAGTAGAGCTCCTGTGGGATAATTTGGGAGATCCCTGGGGGGCTCGAATAGTTCTTACAAGCCTTACAATGGGTGGACTCGTGGGGATTATGCAAATTGGGGGAGGCATAGAGGCAATAGTTCGCTGGATTACGAAAAAGATTGAAACAGCGAGGGGAGCCATGTTCATTACTGAACTTTCAGGTTTCATCATTTTCTTCGAAGACTATGTGAATACCCTCGTTGTTGGGACGACAATGAGCCCCATTACAGATGAATATCGAGTTTCGAAAGAAAAACTTTCATATATAGTAGACTCTACTTCGGCACCTATTGCTTGTATTGCCGGCATATCCTCATGGGTGGCATATATGGTGGGGCAGATCGGGAATCAGTTCAACAACCTTGGAATTACGTATTCTCCTTACATTGCCTATCTTCGCTCCATTCCCTTTGTTTTTTATAACATTATCGCTTTGATTCTTCTAACATATGTTATTTATTCCGAGCGAGATATGGGATCTATGCTTCAGGCAGAGCGTCGAGCCCGAACTACTGGACACGTGTTGCGAGAAGGTGCTAAGCCTCTTATTAACACGAAGCAGGCTGACTTGCAACCAGAAGAGGGCATCCCGAAGCGCATTATAAATTTTCTTATTCCTCTTGGTTTTATGGTGGGGCTTATCCTTTTAATGCTTCTTATAACTGGAGGATGGCCGGAAGTCTCTATCCCAGTTGCCATGGGAGAAGGGGACAGTTCGAAGGCTTTAGTATGGGGAGCTTCGGGGGCAGTTTTTCTCACTCTTATTTTCTTTAAAATACAGGGGCTCGCTACATGGGAACGGCTTTTCTATGGTTTTATGCAGGGCATGAGCTCTATCTTTTTCGGCACCCTTATCCTTATTTTTGCCTGGGCTATTAGTTCTGCCATTAAGGAAGTAGGGACAGCCCAGTACATTGTAAGAGTGGCTGGAAGTGCTCTATCTCCTGCATGGATTCCTCTCCTCACTTTTTTTGTGGGAGCGGTTATCTCTTATTGTACAGGTACTTCTTATGGCACAATGGGAGTGCTTATGCCTATAGTTGTTCCCCTTGTCTATTCTGTAGCCCAAAATCACGGAGCTGAGCTTGTAGATATACTGCTTCC
This portion of the Aminobacterium mobile DSM 12262 genome encodes:
- a CDS encoding Na+/H+ antiporter NhaC family protein, producing the protein MMVKRLRRWKVPMEFGLVIVTLLFFASIAFAAEGEAKPDFGILSLLPPFIAISLCIISKEVIPSLFIGAWFAGTMVAGWNPIVGFGKAVELLWDNLGDPWGARIVLTSLTMGGLVGIMQIGGGIEAIVRWITKKIETARGAMFITELSGFIIFFEDYVNTLVVGTTMSPITDEYRVSKEKLSYIVDSTSAPIACIAGISSWVAYMVGQIGNQFNNLGITYSPYIAYLRSIPFVFYNIIALILLTYVIYSERDMGSMLQAERRARTTGHVLREGAKPLINTKQADLQPEEGIPKRIINFLIPLGFMVGLILLMLLITGGWPEVSIPVAMGEGDSSKALVWGASGAVFLTLIFFKIQGLATWERLFYGFMQGMSSIFFGTLILIFAWAISSAIKEVGTAQYIVRVAGSALSPAWIPLLTFFVGAVISYCTGTSYGTMGVLMPIVVPLVYSVAQNHGAELVDILLPSIGAVFAGAVWGDHCSPISDTTIMSSMFSGADHMDHVNTQMPYAFVAAFGAVVGYALLALGISVYVGLAIGTLASCALFYFISKPIEQKA